A genomic segment from Dermacentor silvarum isolate Dsil-2018 chromosome 11, BIME_Dsil_1.4, whole genome shotgun sequence encodes:
- the LOC119433198 gene encoding 1-phosphatidylinositol 4,5-bisphosphate phosphodiesterase eta-2 isoform X3, protein MSSLHTGPMCRPERRRKTESAAIEDVLQHLSRGMRLYKVRSAKKTYRRRYQLLLENMHLVYRNSRKPSFFARKPYVDIFEVEEVRKGWKTDVFNGVERKYRRGARTHYLPFSGVDMNEDRCFSLILSPKHETLDLVARTPNECDLWVRGLRHLVANCKNTRRDQEYERWLRDQFQKADVNKSGALNFQECQGLLRQLNITMDKRHCRALFNAANFKKHKVSGEDVLDREEFIAFYHSLLSRPDIDAIFKTYAGHSMNVMGPDQLQKFLTQEQKMNVSFEDCKRIIENYEVDKYKPQGYLGISGFREMLLSEEHDIFDTKHRQVCQDMNQPLNHYYIASSHNTYLVQGQLVGSSSVEGYIRALKKGCRCLELDVWDGPDNEPIVYHGYTLTTKILFRDVLESVMQYAFKESQYPVILSLENHCTLEQQKVMAKHLVEMLGPLLYKKRIGENETTMPPPSALLNKVLIKGKKLNKDLSLDQDEDSEDEGAAAKPTHKSVLAEELSDCVNYCKATHFKSFEEAEKWHFNEMASFSEVKASKISSTPEGAQSFIRHNSKHLSRIYPKGTRTDSSNYDPVKFWNVGCQIVALNYQSWDQKMFLNEAKFSLNGHCGYVLMPEFLRKGNFKMDSPDPSLKKTLVLRIISGQQLPKPLETTGGEIVDPYVVVKIFGHPLDNQKVKTRFVRNNGFNPTWEEKFELPVHVPELAILVFTVKDESRTGKNMKLAKFAIPLDAVREGYRHVRLCNNAFISLVPASIFVHVSFRKP, encoded by the exons AGTCTGCGGCCATCGAGGATGTGCTGCAGCACCTGTCTCGGGGGATGCGCCTTTACAAGGTGCGCTCCGCCAAAAAGACTTACCGGCGCCGCTACCAGCTTCTCCTGGAGAACATGCACCTCGTGTACAGAAACTCCAGGAAGCCATCTTTCTTCGCTAGGAAGCCCTACG TGGACATCTTCGAGGTCGAGGAGGTGCGCAAGGGCTGGAAGACAGACGTGTTTAACGGCGTCGAGCGCAAATATCGCCGCGGCGCGCGCACGCACTACCTGCCTTTCAGCGGCGTGGACATGAACGAGGACCGCTGCTTCTCGCTCATCCTGTCGCCCAAGCACGAGACGCTCGACCTGGTTGCGCGAACCCCAAACGAGTGCGACCTGTGGGTGCGCGGTCTGCGCCACCTGGTAGCCAACTGCAAGAACACGCGCAGGGACCAGGAGTACGAGAG GTGGCTGCGGGACCAGTTTCAGAAAGCTGATGTCAACAAGAGTGGTGCTCTGAACTTCCAAGAGTGCCAGGGCCTCCTCAGGCAGCTCAACATCACCATGGACAAACGTCACTGCCGGGCTCTCTTCAAT GCTGCCAATTTCAAGAAGCATAAAGTAAGCGGAGAAGATGTGCTGGACCGAGAAGAGTTCATAGCCTTCTACCACAGCCTCCTGTCACGGCCCGACATCGATGCCATCTTTAAAAC GTATGCCGGCCACAGCATGAATGTGATGGGTCCTGACCAACTGCAGAAGTTCCTAACCCAGGAACAGAAG ATGAATGTGTCCTTTGAAGACTGCAAGAGGATCATTGAGAACTATGAAGTAGACAAGTACAAGCCCCAAGGCTATCTTGGAATTTCAG GTTTTCGTGAGATGCTTCTTTCAGAAGAACACGACATATTTGACACCAAGCACCGGCAGGTTTGCCAGGATATGAACCAACCACTGAACCACTACTACATAGCATCGTCCCACAACAC GTACCTAGTTCAGGGACAGCTTGTTGGCAGCAGTAGCGTCGAGGGCTACATCAGGGCACTGAAGaaaggatgccgctgcctggagC TCGATGTGTGGGATGGGCCTGACAATGAGCCAATTGTTTACCATGGTTACACTCTCACGACCAAGATACTCTTCCGGGACGTCCTCGAGTCGGTCATGCAGTATGCCTTCAAAGAGTCGCA GTACCCCGTGATCTTGTCTCTCGAGAACCACTGCACTCTTGAGCAGCAGAAAGTGATGGCCAAGCACCTAGTCGAAATGCTGGGCC CTTTATTGTACAAGAAGCGGATCGGTGAAAACGAAACAACAATGCCACCACCTTCAGCACTGCTGAATAAAGTTCTCATTAAG GGCAAGAAGCTAAACAAAGACCTCTCCTTGGATCAGGATGAGGATAGCGAGGATGAAGGCGCGGCTGCCAAA CCCACGCACAAAAGTGTCTTGGCTGAAGAGCTTTCGGACTGCGTCAACTACTGCAAGGCAACGCATTTCAAGTCATTCGAAGAGGCTGAGAAGT GGCACTTCAACGAAATGGCCTCCTTCAGTGAAGTGAAGGCCAGCAAGATCTCATCGACTCCAGAGGGTGCCCAGAGTTTCATTCGCCATAACAGCAAGCACCTGTCCAGGATATACCCCAAGGGAACCAGGACAGACTCAAGCAACTACGACCCCGTGAAATTCTGGAACGTTGGCTGCCAGATTG TGGCACTGAACTACCAGAGCTGGGACCAGAAGATGTTCTTGAATGAAGCGAAATTTTCCCTGAATGGCCACTGTGGCTACGTGCTTATGCCAGAGTTTCTCCGCAAAGGAAACTTCAAGATGGATTCTCCTGACCCATCCCTCAAAAAGACACTCGTTCTCAGG ATAATCAGTGGCCAGCAGCTTCCCAAGCCCCTTGAGACCACGGGCGGCGAAATCGTGGACCCTTATGTCGTCGTAAAAATCTTTGGACATCCACTGGACAATCAGAAGGTCAAGACAAGGTTCGTCAGGAACAATG GCTTCAACCCAACGTGGGAGGAGAAATTTGAGCTGCCGGTGCATGTCCCCGAGCTGGCCATCTTGGTGTTCACAGTCAAAGATGAGAGCCGCACGGGCAAGAACATGAAGCTGGCCAAGTTTGCAATCCCCTTGGATGCAGTACGCGAGGGTTATCGGCATGTGCGGCTCTGCAACAACGCTTTCATCTCCCTGGTGCCGGCGAGCATATTTGTGCACGTCAGCTTCCGCAAGCCCTGA